GGATAGAGCAGTTGGCAATCGCTTTCTAGATTGGTTTTAAGCTTGATTTCATTACGCACCGCAAACAGGCTTGCCCCATGATTGGCGATAGTGTCGCTTAGGATAATGGCTTGTCCTGGTTGTAAATGGCACGAAGAAATCCCTGGCTTGATGATTTTACCAATGCAGGTTGTGTTGATAAAAAGCTTATCCACGCTCCCCTTTGGCACGACTTTAGTGTCTAGGGAGAGGAGTTTTAAGTTGGCTTTAAACAATTCTTTTTGTATGGATTGTAAAATTTGTTTTAAAAGAGGGATTTCTAAGCCTTCTTCTAAAATAAAACCCATATTCAAATACAAAGGTTCGCCCCCTTGCACGCTCACATCATTCGCGCTCCCGCAAACGCAAAGCTTGCCTATATCGCCTCCATTAAAAATTAAGGGTGTGATGACAAAACTATCCGTGCTTACGCAATATTCCCCACTAGCTTCAAATTTAGGAGCGTCTTCATCAAACGCAATAATCCATTCTTTTAAATAGGGCATAAAGATTTGCTCAATTAAAGCGTTTGTTTCTTTCCCTCCGTTCCCGCATGCTAGAGTTACGCTATCCATTTTTATCCTTTTTATCCTTTTTTGATGATTGTAGGGTTGAAATACGCCATTAAGGCTTGACCGACAGGGATACTGCTGTCATTAGGGGGGAAATGCTTGTGGAAAAAATACTCCCTTTGAAGCTTTTTGAATCGTTGGGCTAATTGTTCGCACAACAATTGGTTGCAAAACACGCCCCCACTGCACACCACCACATGCTCTTTAAAAGGCGCAATCAAAGCGGTAATGATTTCTACTAAGCTGTTAAAAAATTTCTTAGCGATGCGTTTGGGTTCTAAAACGCCCAAATCCTTTTCAAACGCTTGATAAAATGCTTTCAAACCCACCACGCTGTTTTTGATTTCAAAAGGGTAAAAAGTGATCTCATCGCTTTGTAAGGCTAGATTTTCTAAAACCTGCCCGCTCTCGGCTTCAAAACTGATCGTTCCCACTAAATCCAAACTAAACGCCACTATATCAAACAAACGCCCTATGGAATTGGTGGCGACGCTTTGAATTTTTTTGTCATGCATTTGTTTAAAAATTCCTAATTCGTCTTCTTTGAAATGCTTTTGAACGCGTTTTAAAAGCTTGTTGAGTTGGTGCTTTAAAGCGATTTCTAAAACTAGGCGTCTAGGCTCTTTGATCGCTTTTTGCCCCCCTAAAAGCCAAAATTCTTCAAACCTGGCGATTTCTTCAATGCGTTCCAAATCCCCCACAAAACACTCCGCCCCATAAACCTTATTTTCATAAGCCCCACTCCCGTCCCAAACAATACCTATAAAGGGGTGATTTAAATGCGGATCTTGTAATAATGCGTCTAAGATACTCGCTAAAAAGTGGGCATGGTGGTGCTGGACTTGCAATAAGGGCGTATTAAAATCAAAAGCCATTTTAGTGGTGGTGTAGTTTTGATGCTTGTCGCAAGCTAAGAGCG
This is a stretch of genomic DNA from Helicobacter pylori. It encodes these proteins:
- the hypE gene encoding hydrogenase expression/formation protein HypE codes for the protein MDSVTLACGNGGKETNALIEQIFMPYLKEWIIAFDEDAPKFEASGEYCVSTDSFVITPLIFNGGDIGKLCVCGSANDVSVQGGEPLYLNMGFILEEGLEIPLLKQILQSIQKELFKANLKLLSLDTKVVPKGSVDKLFINTTCIGKIIKPGISSCHLQPGQAIILSDTIANHGASLFAVRNEIKLKTNLESDCQLLYPLLKPLFLSDLKIHALRDATRGGLASVLNEWANSSRVKIVIEEEKIPLKEETKGICEILGLEPYTLANEGVFVLALNQKDAPKALEILKSNEKAKNACVIGKVFENPYPSVVLKNAWGFERILEMPEGELLPRIC